The Haematobia irritans isolate KBUSLIRL chromosome 1, ASM5000362v1, whole genome shotgun sequence DNA segment ggttttcaatttacgcgacaaacaaaaacccaaccgttcgttacaagtTACTTTCACAGTCTGACCTCTCCATCATACGTTgtggaataaatacccattctattgttctcttttcgctctttccatcgctcaaaattgtttaatttcaatcacaaaggtgttcacatcacatgtgtaattggaagcggaaaatttttcaatcacgtttgtaattgaaaattatttccgaattgattaacaaattgattgaatcaattaatattttaattggaaacgtaacaaatatcaataagttttttaattggtttttattcggatttgattaaataattaattgaatcaattaacatagtaattgaatccgtttccaaattcaattaagtgtttaacttaaaaaaatttcggtgataatttttttgtgtgtagggaaaccagaaggttgtttacggtatgtgcctctgttcacatacctttgtatattTGCTTGTCCTGGTGTCACTGAAATACGTCGCTTCTTTAGAAGttggtctaacagcctaagtattctTTGGTcagcattcagagttgtcaattCATTTAacataatatcgagctcggatggacgttgttAAAtgtcccttcgatgtctagaaaagccacaattgtgtattcattgacatatACTGATCTTTCAATAAAACTGACTAGTTCatacaatgcggtctcagtagatttGTCCTTCGAGTAAGCATGTTGTCGTGTCGAGAGCaatcttgaatcgatgctagttttactataaatatctatcactctctccagagtcttaagaagGTATGAGGATACTCTAATTGGtcagaaatccttcgcactcgagtgagaggcgtttcccgctttaggtatgaaaacgtttgtttccctccactttcctggaccATATGCTAAGTGTATATTCTACTCGTTACCACAGGAATTAAAATCTGATAAGATCTGGAACTTAGGTTCTATTCCCGAGAAGTTAGAATTTTACTGGCTTCAGGCCAAGTGCTGAACTTAAGTTCGAGCAATGCGAACAGTTACACCACCGTGTAAAAAGGAATGAGGATGAGCTTAGGCTCTTGCCAGAGAAGGCGCAGTAGAGAAAAGAATACTTACGTGGTAACCCTTACCACAAACACCAGTGCAAAAACCAAGAGGGATTTTCTTATTAACTTACATTTATTCAATTGAGGTGGAATGAGATGAGGTGTGCTTACAGCGAGTTGTGAGAAAAGAAGAAGGTATATAGCAATGTTTTTTGCCAAGTCACCTCGGCTCAAAacggaataaaaaaaatgtgttgccACTTATTGATACAAATACTGGTTTGgatttcatttacaattttacaacTCATGGTTGTATTCATATTCATAGGATAATTCActaattcaattaattcaagTTGCAACTTACAACTAAGTGGAGATATAATTCAATTTCAAGAAttcatttgtacaaaaattaaaaaggtGAAAAACTACAATAAACATCCTCCCGGCCTTGGCCAAGAAGGCCAACATGTCACTCGTAACTTCCTTTAGGCGTTGCAAAGCTTCCATGGCTGTTTGTAAAATCTGTTGACGAGATAATCGAGTAGTGCGATTTCCTTCTCGGAGATTGCTTCTGCGGCTTCGTTCTTGTCTCCTGTCTCGTCTGCGTTGACGGTCAATTGCCTCTCTCAATCGATTCTCTTGCACACGTCGGCTGTTAATTAAATGACGCACGTCTGAACTCACTCGTCCTCTTTCAATGTCCTTCAACGTAACCCGGGGAAGGTCAGCTACATGAAGCAGTGTGTGGTGCTCCTTTCCGCATTTACGACAAACTGTTTCGGACGTGCACTCGTATGTGCGATGCGACCTAGCAAGGCAGTTGATGCAGTAACTCTTTCGTGTAGCTTCTCTACGTCTTTGGAAAACAtccatttgaagaaatttcctacaaaagcgGAGAGAATGGTATCCCTCACAAACGAGACATTGATGTACGTTAGTAGGAGCCCTGTGAAGAACGAACAAACAAGAAAACGGATATAAGAATCTATTACTCTATTGGGATGATCCTCCCTAAATACAAGTTGCTCAGAAGTTGGCGGGAAGTGACATCTTAAAATTAGAAGAGCGAAATTGTAATAATGTTAAGAGCGGAGTTGAGATTCAGAGAAAAAGGGGGCATAATTTCGTAATATCGCGAGTTATTGTCCCTTTGGTTGTAAGTATATCAACTATGCGAACAAGACCATCGTTGCTTTGGTGAGTTTTCGTGATTCGTCCCAGTCGCCATTCACAAGGTGGAAGTTGATCATCTTTGACCACCACTAGTTGACCAATACTCAAATTTGCTTTGGGGGTATGCCACTTATATCGTTTCTGTAATTCCTTCAAGTATTCATCTTTCCAGCGTCTAGCGAACTGATGCTGTTGGACCTTTAGACGTTCCCATCGATCTGTTAGAGACAAATTATCCGACGTAACTTCAGGAAATGCCACAAGTGGCGCACCTCTTAAGAAATGTCCTGGCGTTAGAGCCAACAGCTCTGATGAATCATCTGTGATAGGAGATAATGGACGGGAATTTAGAACTGCTTCGATTCGAACCAAAAGAGTGACGAATTCTTCGAAAGTATATTTATTGTTTTGGGCTACTTTTTTGAAGTGTGTTTTGAACGATTTTACACCTGCTTCCCATAAACCTCCCATATGTGGAGCATTCGGGGGTATGAATGACGACTGGAAGCCATGAGGTGTATATTTAGCACTGATGTCATTTGCAGCCTCTTTCATGAATTGGGAAAACTCATAACGTAGTGATCTTTCGGCTCCTACAAAATTGGTGCCATTAtccgacataattttctgtggaaGTCCTCTCCTTCCAACAAATCGAGTGAAAGCTGCTAGGAATGAGTCCGAAGATAAGTTTGAGCACAATTCTAAGTGTATAGCCTTTGTGCTGAAACAGACGAAAACGCACACATAACCCTTTTACCAGTGTAAGAGAAGGGTAGAGAAAATGTGCTTCGCTCTGTGGACAGAGCTGCCATAATTTGATTTTGAACTTTCTGCTTGTATATTAGACATATTTTACAGTTTCGTATACATTTCTTAATAGCTGAGCGAAGTCTGGATATATAGTATTCCTCGCGAATAGTCCGTAGCATAAGATTATTTTCAGCATGCAATAAAAATTCGTGGATAAAGTTTAGGAGTAATGTGCAATAATGTGATGTCGTTGGGATTACAATGGGGTGTCTTTCATTATATGGAAGATTAGAGTTGGCAATTCGACCATTAGTTCGAATAAGTCCTTGGTCATCCACGAAGGGATTTAAAGTATATAGAGCGCTTTTTTTGTGAACAAATCGTGATGCATTGAGTAAACCATATTCCTTAGGGTAATGGTTTTTCTGCGTTAAAcgaataatcaaatttttcactctAAGAAACTCAGATTTGGATATTTGTGTCGAATTAGGACGAGTATTTTTCTTTAACCCCTCATAAAATCGAAAGACGTATGCAATAACTCTTATAGCTTTATCCCATCgtgaaaatctttttaaaatgtCATCATCAATCGCCGAAATATGAAACGATTCGATTTTCCGAACCTCTGGAAGATCCTCGTCCGCTAGGAGAGATTTTGGCCAGTTTTCtagtggttttcgcaaccactcGGGACCGTGCCACCATAGcatattatgtaccaaatttcccggTGTGCACCCTCGGGAGCCGAGATCCGCGGGATTGTCGCTAGATCGCACATGTCTCCAGGGACAGTTACCGACGTTTCTTATGATTTTGGCTACGCGATTTGCAACATATGTTTTCCAAGTACATGGCGGTTTCGCTAACCAGCCTAAAGTGATTGAGCAATCCGACCACAGATGAAGCTCAGTATTCTGAAGAGATAATTGGGTTATAACGTGTTTGGCAAGTTGGGATAATAGAACCGCGCCAGAAAGTTCCAAACGTGGAAGACTAATTGGGTCAATAGGGGCAACCTTGGTCTTTGATACCACTAAGTGTGCTTGAATAGAATCGCCATTATCAATTCTAATGTAAATTACTGCACAATATGCTTTCTCAGAAGCATCGCAAAATCCGTGAAGTTGAGTGGGACGAAGTGGGGAATATGTCACCCATCGTGGTATAGAGAtacgcgaaattttatttaaattttgtacaaactgaCTCCATTTATTTAGTAACTCAGGTCGAATAGGATCGTCCCAATTCGTACCTTCAAGCCATAattgttgtagtaaaattttcgcTGTGATAATAATGGGAGAGAGCCATCCTGCTGGGTCGAAAAGCTTCGAGACACTTGAGAGAATTTTGCGTTTTGTCATGCTCTGCGAGATTTCAGGTGGATCAAGTCGATAGGAGAACATATCATCTACAGCATTCCATTGTATGCCAAGGGCTTTTGTATCACTGGCCTCAtggaatttaagaaattttgagttTAAAACATTTTCGATGGGTACGGATTCGAGAATAGGAAAATGGTTTGATGTTATCTTTTTAAATTGGAATCCTCCAGACTTAAGCATCGAAACTAATTGAGTAAGAGCTTGAACAGCTGTTGCCGAATCATGAGCCCCCGATAGAACGTCGTCAACATAAGTTTCATTTCTGATAATATGAGCGGCGTATGGAAATTCACTCGATGAGTCGTCGGCCAGTTGCATAAGGGTTCTAATGGCCAAATAAGGAGCACAATTTACTCCAAATGTGACAGTTTTCAAAGCGAAATCAGTGATGGGACCAGTAGGGGATTGTCGGAAGAGTAATCTTTGATAGTCTATGTCATCAGAGTGTACTAAAATTTGACGATACATTTTTTCGATGTCGCCAGTAAAGACATATTTGTAGAGACGCCACCGTAAAATTAACGTCATTAGGTCAGATTGAAGCGTAGGGCCTATATGCAAAACATCATTAAGTGATTTCCCCGAATCCGTTCTTTTCGATGCATTAAAAACTACACGCACCTTTGTAGGTCACTGGTTCAgatccggttcgaaggaccatGTATATTCTACTCGTTACCACAGGAATTAAAATCTGATAAGATCTGGAACTTAGGTTCTATTCCTGAGAAGTTAGAATTTTACTGGCTTCAGGCCAAGTGCTGAACTTAAGTTCGAGCAATGCGAACAGTTACACCACCGTGTAAAAAGGAATGAGGATGAGCTTAGGCTCTTGCCAGAGAAGGCGCAGTAGAGAAAAGAATACTTACGTGGTAACCCTTACCACAAACACCAGTGCAAAAACCAAGAGGGATTTTCTTATTAACTTACATTTATTCAATTGAGGTGGAATGAGATGAGGTGTGCTTACAGCGAGTTGTGAGAAAAGAAGAAGGTATATAGCAATGTTTTTTGCCAAGTCACCTCGGCTCAAAAcggaataaaaaaatgtgttgccACTTATTGATACAAATACTGGTTTGgatttcatttacaattttacaacTCATGGTTGTATTCATATTCATAGGATAATTCActaattcaattaattcaagTTGCAACTTACAACTAAGTGGAGTTATAATTCAATTTCAAGAAttcatttgtacaaaaattaaaaaggtgaaaaactacaataaacactaagtttatacatcctttatatatcgccgacgaccaagggataattctgtcagtcactgcttgtaactccgccggagtaattccatcagatcCGGAGGAAATTAATGGTCCAAAacgatttaaagcccattttattctagattccgatacaatttcatcgataggaaatgaccgctgagcctctgttgcaccgccagaacatggttcaaccgtctgatttccaggaaaatgtgtgtccaaatgtacctccaacgtctcctcactggacgttgtcccattgccctccgatgttgtaATGAAACCAgaagcggagttagtggatgatagcaccttccgtagtctggaagcctcagaCGTATTGTccctactgctacagtaatcattccaagagttacgcCCTTATCAGTTCTCTTTTATATCCtcccagattcatcttgtaagtgtcccaaatcCTCCggactctggtggactttgctttgttgaagagcttcctgcaggatttcctcatattacttaactccgtagaccaccatggcagTTGATTTTTCCCCCTCGGCTTTCTTCTAGGGCATGTAACTTTCCGTGAGATGTTGAAAACCGCTCCACGGTTTGTTCGATATCCTGAAAAGTGGTTATATTTATATCTGGTATTtctggtatcatcatattgaaagtATACACTTATTCCAACCAGCTTTCCTCCCATtttgcggaaatatggtcttttaagtacgaacagccaatttgaaactgatgtagcgatgatctgagatgcTATATTCCCTTAAAACTtgtcactcagatatcttattcacttccggagaggccaatgtgatgtagatttttaatatttggtactattactgataaagtacgccttaaatcagtttcaacatgaaggcaagacagatattttgactttttgtgtaaaagtgacgaaaatggtttcaacatttttaaaatgtgtgaaCACAAAAGTAGGTACtggttctgatattttagcaagaaatttagccgttgcaaataaagtgaacgactaataatggaaaacctacaacaaattatagaattgtataggttaggttaggttaggttatgtggcagcccgatgtatcaggctcacttagactattcagtccattgtgataccacagtggtgaacttctctcttatcactgagtgctgcccgattccatgttaatctcaatgacaagggacctcctttttatagccgagtccgaacggcgttccacattccagtgaaaccaattagagaagctttgaaaccctcagagatGTCACCAgcgtgggataattcaccgctgaaaaactttttggtgttcggtcgaagcaggaatcgaacccacgaccttgtgtatgcaaggcgggcatgctaaccattgcacctcggTAGGTCCCTTTCTCcagataaatcgggctgccacctaacctatctggaggaaccgtagaaccatgtaaatttt contains these protein-coding regions:
- the LOC142229018 gene encoding uncharacterized protein LOC142229018 — its product is MSDNGTNFVGAERSLRYEFSQFMKEAANDISAKYTPHGFQSSFIPPNAPHMGGLWEAGVKSFKTHFKKVAQNNKYTFEEFVTLLVRIEAVLNSRPLSPITDDSSELLALTPGHFLRGAPLVAFPEVTSDNLSLTDRWERLKVQQHQFARRWKDEYLKELQKRYKWHTPKANLSIGQLVVVKDDQLPPCEWRLGRITKTHQSNDGLVRIVDILTTKGTITRDITKLCPLFL
- the LOC142229024 gene encoding uncharacterized protein LOC142229024, producing the protein MTLILRWRLYKYVFTGDIEKMYRQILVHSDDIDYQRLLFRQSPTGPITDFALKTVTFGVNCAPYLAIRTLMQLADDSSSEFPYAAHIIRNETYVDDVLSGAHDSATAVQALTQLVSMLKSGGFQFKKITSNHFPILESVPIENVLNSKFLKFHEASDTKALGIQWNAVDDMFSYRLDPPEISQSMTKRKILSSVSKLFDPAGWLSPIIITAKILLQQLWLEGTNWDDPIRPELLNKWSQFVQNLNKISRISIPRWVTYSPLRPTQLHGFCDASEKAYCAVIYIRIDNGDSIQAHLVVSKTKVAPIDPISLPRLELSGAVLLSQLAKHVITQLSLQNTELHLWSDCSITLGWLAKPPCTWKTYVANRVAKIIRNVGNCPWRHVRSSDNPADLGSRGCTPGNLVHNMLWWHGPEWLRKPLENWPKSLLADEDLPEVRKIESFHISAIDDDILKRFSRWDKAIRVIAYVFRFYEGLKKNTRPNSTQISKSEFLRVKNLIIRLTQKNHYPKEYGLLNASRFVHKKSALYTLNPFVDDQGLIRTNGRIANSNLPYNERHPIVIPTTSHYCTLLLNFIHEFLLHAENNLMLRTIREEYYISRLRSAIKKCIRNCKICLIYKQKVQNQIMAALSTERSTFSLPFSYTGKRVMCAFSSVSAQRLYT